One window of Magnetococcales bacterium genomic DNA carries:
- a CDS encoding ATP-binding cassette domain-containing protein, giving the protein MGCITQSALLDCLFRQFSLERDAYAVDETIKPVIRLERVVKILDNRRVLDAVELAIPANRVTAIIGMSGGGKSVILKHMVGLMKPDQGTVWVGDEALGTLSGRELTRVRGRFSLLFQGGALFDSLNVFDNVAFPLREKSRLSEVEIRTRVMRCLEEVNLVGMERKYPDELSGGMMKRAALARALVTDPEILLLDEPTAGLDPIIENAIHYLICDTFMRTRYTMVVISHAVPEIFKWCHHVIVLHRGKVLFSGPSRDVVTSRDPVIRQFIRGDLDGPIQVI; this is encoded by the coding sequence ATGGGATGCATCACCCAGTCCGCCCTGCTGGACTGCCTGTTCCGTCAGTTCTCCCTGGAACGGGACGCCTACGCGGTGGATGAGACCATCAAACCCGTCATCCGTCTGGAACGGGTGGTCAAGATCCTGGACAACCGGCGGGTGCTCGACGCGGTGGAACTCGCCATTCCGGCCAACCGGGTCACCGCCATCATCGGCATGAGCGGCGGCGGCAAGAGTGTCATCCTGAAACACATGGTCGGGTTGATGAAACCCGATCAGGGAACCGTCTGGGTCGGCGATGAAGCCCTGGGAACCCTTTCCGGTCGGGAGTTGACCCGGGTGCGGGGACGGTTCAGCCTGTTGTTCCAGGGGGGAGCGTTGTTCGACTCCCTGAACGTTTTCGACAATGTGGCCTTCCCTTTGCGTGAGAAGAGCCGGCTTTCCGAAGTCGAGATCCGCACGCGGGTGATGCGTTGTCTGGAAGAGGTCAATCTCGTCGGCATGGAACGCAAATATCCCGACGAGTTGAGCGGTGGCATGATGAAACGGGCTGCCCTCGCCCGCGCCCTGGTGACGGATCCGGAGATTCTGTTGCTGGACGAACCGACCGCGGGTCTGGATCCCATCATCGAAAACGCCATCCATTACCTGATTTGCGACACCTTCATGCGGACCCGGTACACCATGGTGGTGATCAGTCACGCGGTGCCGGAGATTTTCAAATGGTGTCATCATGTGATCGTGTTGCACCGGGGCAAGGTGCTTTTTTCGGGTCCGTCCCGCGATGTGGTCACGTCCCGGGATCCTGTCATCCGACAGTTCATTCGTGGTGATCTTGACGGTCCCATTCAGGTGATTTAA
- the mlaD gene encoding outer membrane lipid asymmetry maintenance protein MlaD has protein sequence MRSARLEFAVGLFVLAGLLALAWLSVRLARMELVGGGHLPLYAQFTSVAGLKVGASVEIAGVAVGRVDRIELNTGDYEARVRLLVRPEVAIQEDAIASVRTKGLIGDRYIVISPGASNKLLAADGVIRQTEPAINFEELISQFIHGSVK, from the coding sequence GTGAGAAGCGCCCGGTTGGAATTTGCGGTGGGTTTGTTCGTGTTGGCGGGATTGTTGGCTCTGGCCTGGTTGTCGGTGCGGCTGGCACGCATGGAACTGGTGGGGGGGGGACATTTGCCCCTTTATGCCCAGTTCACCTCCGTGGCCGGACTCAAAGTCGGGGCTTCGGTGGAAATCGCCGGGGTCGCGGTCGGACGGGTGGATCGCATCGAACTCAATACCGGGGATTACGAGGCCCGGGTGCGTCTGCTGGTGCGGCCCGAAGTGGCCATCCAGGAGGACGCCATCGCCTCGGTGCGTACCAAAGGATTGATCGGAGACCGTTACATCGTCATCTCTCCCGGAGCTTCCAACAAGCTTCTGGCCGCAGATGGGGTGATTCGTCAAACCGAACCGGCCATCAACTTCGAAGAGTTGATCAGTCAGTTCATCCATGGCAGTGTCAAATAA
- a CDS encoding ABC transporter substrate-binding protein codes for MVRRFMVNRLFFWVVVLAPLSVWSVTIAQEGGRMDKLAASVQQAISILKDPELAVPARREERREMLRRVIYQEFDFSRMSQSAVGRAWGKFTPGQQQRFTDLFRKLLENTYMNMIERYDGERVEFLKEVPKSDDLVLVDSLIHSKGQQYKLSYYMHNTAGHWKVDDVVIEGVSVVANYRSQFQQAIRTADDIEPLLTRLQEKIDHPQRGS; via the coding sequence ATGGTACGGCGTTTCATGGTCAACCGTCTGTTCTTCTGGGTTGTTGTCTTGGCGCCATTGTCGGTCTGGAGCGTGACAATTGCCCAGGAAGGAGGACGGATGGATAAATTGGCCGCGTCTGTGCAGCAGGCCATCTCCATTCTCAAGGATCCGGAACTGGCGGTTCCAGCCCGGCGGGAGGAGCGTCGCGAGATGTTGCGTCGGGTCATCTATCAGGAGTTCGATTTTTCCCGCATGTCCCAAAGCGCCGTGGGGCGGGCCTGGGGCAAGTTCACACCGGGTCAACAGCAGCGGTTTACCGATCTGTTTCGCAAACTGCTGGAAAATACCTACATGAATATGATCGAGCGTTATGACGGCGAACGGGTGGAGTTCCTCAAAGAGGTGCCCAAGAGCGATGATCTGGTGTTGGTGGACAGCCTCATCCACTCCAAGGGACAGCAGTACAAGCTGTCGTATTACATGCACAACACTGCCGGTCACTGGAAGGTGGATGATGTGGTGATCGAAGGGGTGAGCGTGGTGGCCAACTACCGTTCCCAGTTTCAGCAGGCCATTCGGACGGCGGATGACATCGAGCCGTTGTTGACCCGTCTGCAAGAAAAGATCGATCACCCCCAGCGGGGCAGTTGA
- the soxZ gene encoding thiosulfate oxidation carrier complex protein SoxZ, with protein MADIGEPKVRGPEKPLKKGEPALIKTLIKHPMESGLRKNAETGEPIPAHYIESVIAEYGGATVAKATWSGAVSKNPFFSFYVKADKSGPVTVTWKDTKGQEWKEKVEIKVE; from the coding sequence ATGGCGGACATCGGAGAACCCAAGGTGCGCGGACCGGAAAAACCCCTCAAAAAGGGTGAACCGGCCCTCATCAAGACTCTCATCAAGCATCCCATGGAGAGCGGGTTGCGCAAGAATGCCGAAACCGGCGAGCCCATCCCGGCTCATTACATCGAATCCGTGATCGCCGAGTATGGCGGAGCCACGGTGGCCAAGGCCACCTGGAGCGGTGCGGTTTCCAAGAATCCCTTCTTTTCGTTTTACGTCAAGGCCGACAAATCCGGCCCGGTGACCGTGACCTGGAAGGATACCAAGGGTCAGGAATGGAAGGAAAAGGTCGAAATCAAGGTCGAGTAG
- a CDS encoding thiosulfate oxidation carrier protein SoxY has translation MSIQSESALTRRKFLGAMGATGVVCVTAGLVGMPSVGDAADAPAAAATPAAATPPAAAPAAAVNIDELIAKDLGPGTVALEKVKIDTPPKAENGALVRMPISVDHPMEADNYISHLAIYVDDNPKPLVGMFEFTAASGKAEVEMRIKMAKASQVRAIAKTNKGKLYGSILKIEVAEGGCAG, from the coding sequence ATGAGTATCCAGTCCGAAAGCGCTTTGACGCGCAGGAAATTTCTGGGGGCCATGGGGGCCACGGGTGTGGTGTGTGTGACCGCCGGTCTGGTGGGCATGCCTTCGGTCGGCGATGCCGCGGATGCTCCGGCGGCGGCGGCGACGCCCGCAGCGGCGACTCCGCCGGCAGCGGCTCCCGCGGCGGCGGTCAACATCGATGAACTCATCGCCAAGGATCTGGGACCCGGTACCGTGGCCCTGGAAAAGGTGAAAATCGATACCCCTCCCAAGGCCGAAAACGGCGCTTTGGTGCGGATGCCGATTTCCGTGGATCACCCCATGGAGGCCGATAACTATATTTCCCATCTGGCCATCTATGTGGATGACAATCCCAAGCCGTTGGTGGGAATGTTCGAGTTCACCGCCGCCTCCGGCAAGGCTGAGGTGGAGATGCGCATCAAAATGGCCAAGGCTTCCCAGGTCCGGGCCATTGCCAAGACCAACAAGGGCAAACTGTACGGCTCGATCCTCAAGATCGAAGTGGCCGAGGGCGGTTGCGCCGGTTAA
- a CDS encoding NapC/NirT family cytochrome c, protein MFANLFNWLRTPSKKALGLILIVGFLAGSVFFIVFHFTMNATNSMSICVSCHEMEGVYQEYKESKHYNNRVGVRAYCADCHVPHGKTFGDWIDKFLAKLEIGSKDIYHHLIGTYPDKAAFEKARWHLAQNVINTLKRRDSKECRACHNYDAMQLDEQDKSASKKHKKAMESGDKTCVDCHTGVAHKMPEEPEAAAAAKETK, encoded by the coding sequence ATGTTCGCAAACCTCTTCAATTGGCTGCGCACCCCCAGTAAAAAAGCACTTGGTCTGATCCTGATCGTTGGATTCCTGGCGGGATCCGTTTTTTTCATTGTGTTCCACTTCACGATGAATGCCACCAACTCCATGAGCATTTGCGTTTCGTGTCATGAGATGGAAGGAGTCTATCAGGAGTACAAGGAGAGCAAACACTATAACAATCGCGTGGGTGTGCGTGCCTACTGCGCGGACTGTCATGTTCCCCATGGCAAAACCTTCGGCGACTGGATCGATAAATTTCTCGCCAAACTGGAAATCGGCAGCAAAGACATATACCATCATCTCATCGGCACCTATCCGGACAAGGCCGCGTTTGAAAAAGCCCGGTGGCATCTGGCGCAAAATGTCATCAATACCCTGAAAAGACGGGATTCCAAAGAATGTCGCGCCTGTCACAACTACGATGCCATGCAATTGGACGAGCAGGATAAATCCGCCTCCAAGAAACACAAAAAGGCCATGGAGAGCGGGGACAAGACCTGCGTGGATTGTCACACCGGCGTAGCCCACAAGATGCCTGAGGAACCCGAGGCGGCGGCGGCGGCCAAGGAAACGAAATAA
- a CDS encoding c-type cytochrome, producing the protein MKIAHVLSLIMLALLLLLAGIGYQRFQGDAGVGKLLAENNCGVCHDMTSKRKHSKGPYLWEIYRRPAGVVDFPFSPAFRKLAEEQPFLWDDEHLERWLTNPLAFIPQTKMAQNSKDHPISFDGIQSSGNRKDLITYLKSLQ; encoded by the coding sequence ATGAAAATCGCCCATGTGCTGTCGCTGATCATGCTGGCGCTCCTGCTGCTGCTGGCCGGAATCGGTTACCAGCGCTTCCAGGGAGACGCGGGGGTCGGCAAACTGCTGGCGGAAAACAATTGCGGCGTTTGTCACGACATGACCTCCAAACGCAAACACAGCAAGGGCCCCTATCTGTGGGAAATCTACCGACGCCCGGCAGGTGTGGTGGATTTCCCCTTCAGTCCCGCCTTTCGCAAACTGGCCGAAGAACAGCCCTTCCTGTGGGACGACGAACACCTGGAACGCTGGCTGACCAATCCATTGGCCTTCATTCCCCAAACCAAGATGGCCCAAAACTCCAAGGATCATCCGATCTCCTTCGACGGCATACAAAGCTCCGGCAATCGCAAGGATCTCATAACCTATCTCAAAAGCTTGCAATGA
- a CDS encoding diguanylate cyclase, with the protein MTDGKHREKILIVDDVPINLALLYELLIEDYDISQAESGSVALDLAQRLKPDLILLDIMMPNMDGFEVCRRLKANAKTRGIPVIFITAKTEAEDVTRGMNLGALDYFAKPFRPAVIKARIRSHMDRIHAEQRLALEKTRELKAIQSRLAISALLETSLEPLPLNKQLTVALDIILTIPWLAVEYKGSIHLFNPVTNKLELAAQRNLSTPLLQACAVLPLGYCLCGMAAQQKKIIFRSDLDADHVIMFNGIRPHGHYCTPILHLGELLGVLNLYVTHGHTRSPDEDALLATLANTLAGIIRHRRTEQALDEERRFIATILDTTSALVAVLDPAGNIVRINAACEMLTGLEAPLWIGNPFWHAVWTPKTEQEQLREIFTLAVGEPSTVAFESQWLAETGEIRHIAWTLSFLLDAVGGLKNFLATGIDVTDRVLAEKSLERIAHHDALTGLPNRRLFMLFLQQTLARSRRHHRPLAVMFMDLDRFKAVNDNFGHDVGDLLLTETAQRIRGCLRENDVVARLGGDEFTVILADETLIPDSIAIVAQKIIDGLSAPFILHGHECRIGASIGISLFPKDGENADELLKMADLALYAVKKNGRNHYQMYHPGMASEGA; encoded by the coding sequence ATGACCGACGGGAAACACAGGGAAAAAATCCTCATTGTGGATGATGTTCCCATCAATCTCGCGCTCCTGTACGAATTACTGATCGAAGACTACGACATCTCCCAGGCGGAAAGCGGATCCGTCGCTTTGGATCTGGCGCAACGGCTCAAGCCGGATCTGATCCTTCTGGACATCATGATGCCCAACATGGACGGCTTCGAGGTGTGTCGCCGTCTGAAAGCCAATGCCAAAACCCGGGGAATTCCGGTGATTTTCATCACGGCCAAAACCGAGGCCGAGGATGTCACCCGGGGCATGAACCTGGGGGCGTTGGACTACTTCGCCAAACCTTTCCGTCCGGCGGTGATCAAGGCGCGCATCCGCAGCCACATGGACCGCATCCACGCCGAACAGCGTCTGGCCTTGGAAAAAACCCGTGAACTCAAGGCGATTCAATCCCGTCTGGCCATCAGCGCCCTGTTGGAAACCTCTCTGGAACCCCTGCCCCTGAACAAACAGTTGACCGTCGCGCTGGATATCATCCTGACCATTCCCTGGCTGGCGGTGGAGTACAAAGGATCGATCCATCTGTTCAACCCGGTCACCAACAAACTGGAGTTGGCGGCGCAACGCAATCTGTCGACTCCGCTGCTCCAGGCCTGCGCGGTTTTGCCGTTGGGTTACTGTCTGTGCGGCATGGCGGCGCAACAGAAAAAAATAATCTTCCGCAGCGACCTGGATGCGGATCATGTCATCATGTTCAATGGGATTCGTCCCCACGGTCACTACTGCACTCCGATTTTGCATCTGGGTGAATTGCTGGGGGTCTTGAATCTCTACGTCACCCACGGTCACACCCGCTCCCCGGACGAAGACGCCCTGCTGGCCACCCTGGCCAATACCCTGGCGGGCATCATCCGTCATCGCCGCACCGAACAGGCGCTGGATGAAGAACGTCGTTTCATCGCCACCATTCTGGATACCACCTCGGCACTGGTCGCGGTACTGGATCCCGCCGGAAACATCGTGCGCATCAACGCCGCCTGCGAAATGCTCACCGGCCTGGAGGCCCCCCTGTGGATCGGCAACCCCTTCTGGCATGCGGTCTGGACCCCGAAAACAGAACAGGAACAGCTCCGGGAAATCTTCACCCTGGCGGTGGGAGAACCCTCCACGGTGGCCTTCGAAAGCCAGTGGCTCGCCGAAACCGGAGAGATCCGTCACATTGCCTGGACCTTGAGCTTTCTGCTCGACGCGGTTGGCGGATTGAAGAATTTCTTGGCCACGGGCATCGATGTCACGGATCGGGTGCTGGCGGAAAAGAGTCTGGAGCGCATCGCCCATCACGATGCCTTGACAGGCTTGCCCAATCGGCGTCTTTTCATGTTATTCTTGCAGCAGACGTTGGCGCGCAGTCGGCGTCACCATCGTCCCCTGGCGGTGATGTTCATGGATCTGGATCGTTTCAAAGCGGTCAACGACAACTTTGGCCACGACGTGGGGGATCTGTTGCTCACCGAAACGGCGCAGCGCATTCGCGGTTGTCTGCGGGAAAACGATGTGGTGGCCCGCCTGGGGGGAGATGAATTCACCGTCATTCTGGCCGATGAAACCCTGATTCCGGATTCCATCGCCATCGTGGCCCAAAAAATCATCGATGGACTGTCCGCCCCCTTCATTCTGCACGGTCACGAATGCCGGATCGGCGCGAGCATCGGCATCAGTCTCTTTCCCAAGGATGGCGAAAACGCCGATGAACTGTTGAAAATGGCCGATCTGGCCTTGTACGCTGTCAAGAAAAATGGCCGCAATCATTATCAGATGTATCATCCGGGAATGGCATCCGAAGGGGCTTGA
- a CDS encoding FAD-dependent oxidoreductase — translation MNCTRRGFVKLTGGVAALGLVSAPGISLAGAKMRVVVVGGGYGGSVAAKYIRMADPNIQVTLIEQNKDYYSGPLSNWVIAGFRKLEVQKWGYEGLKKHGVEVVIDQVTGIDPAAKSVSTAGGKKFEYDRLILSPGIGFKALEGYDDDAVKKMPHAWIAGEQTTLLAKQLQELKDGDPFVLVAPPDPYRCPPGPYERASLVAHYLKKNKPKSKVIILDPKDKFSKMGLFISGWKSLYGYETDKSLIEWIPGAQGGKVTRVDAKTMTVYTDMAEFKSSCINVIPANKAGAIAEKAGLTDDKGFCPINFETFESTKQKNIHVIGDASAAVGLPKSGYAANSEAKVCAAAVVNLLNGKPVGIPSYVNTCYSLISPDYGISVAGVYKLNAGKIVEVSGGVSSDKAQDFVRKQESLYNESWYQSIMADTFG, via the coding sequence ATGAATTGCACGCGCAGAGGTTTTGTCAAGTTGACGGGCGGAGTTGCCGCCTTGGGTCTGGTTTCGGCACCGGGCATCTCCCTGGCTGGGGCCAAGATGCGGGTGGTGGTGGTCGGTGGCGGCTACGGTGGTTCCGTGGCAGCCAAATACATCCGCATGGCGGATCCGAACATCCAGGTGACCCTGATCGAACAAAACAAGGATTACTACTCCGGTCCCCTCTCCAACTGGGTGATCGCCGGATTCCGCAAGCTCGAAGTCCAGAAATGGGGCTACGAGGGACTCAAGAAACACGGCGTGGAAGTGGTCATCGATCAGGTGACCGGTATCGATCCCGCAGCCAAAAGCGTCAGCACCGCCGGTGGCAAGAAGTTCGAGTACGATCGTCTGATCCTCTCTCCGGGCATCGGTTTCAAGGCCCTGGAAGGCTATGACGACGACGCCGTCAAGAAAATGCCCCATGCCTGGATCGCCGGCGAACAGACCACGCTGCTGGCCAAACAGCTCCAGGAACTGAAAGATGGCGATCCCTTTGTCCTGGTCGCCCCGCCGGATCCCTACCGCTGCCCCCCCGGTCCCTACGAGCGGGCCAGCTTGGTTGCCCATTACCTGAAAAAGAACAAACCCAAGTCCAAGGTGATCATCCTGGATCCCAAGGACAAGTTCTCCAAGATGGGTCTGTTCATCAGCGGCTGGAAAAGCCTCTACGGTTACGAAACCGACAAGAGCCTGATCGAATGGATTCCCGGCGCCCAGGGCGGCAAGGTGACCCGGGTGGATGCCAAGACCATGACCGTCTACACCGACATGGCCGAATTCAAAAGCTCCTGCATCAACGTCATTCCGGCCAACAAGGCGGGCGCCATTGCCGAAAAGGCGGGATTGACCGACGACAAGGGTTTCTGCCCGATCAATTTTGAAACCTTCGAATCCACCAAGCAGAAGAATATCCATGTGATCGGCGACGCCAGCGCGGCGGTGGGTCTGCCCAAGTCCGGCTACGCGGCCAACTCCGAAGCCAAAGTGTGCGCGGCAGCGGTGGTGAATCTGCTCAATGGCAAACCGGTGGGTATTCCTTCTTATGTCAATACCTGCTACAGTCTGATCAGCCCGGATTACGGCATCTCCGTGGCCGGTGTCTACAAACTGAACGCGGGTAAAATCGTCGAAGTTTCGGGTGGCGTCTCTTCGGACAAGGCCCAGGATTTCGTGCGCAAGCAAGAGTCTCTCTACAACGAAAGCTGGTATCAGAGCATCATGGCCGACACGTTCGGCTGA
- a CDS encoding c-type cytochrome: MLVLAGGLLGGMALAAPVMAADAPAAAPAAAAAAPAAAAPAAPAAAAPAAAPSAEAEKAAKEAAIAAAIAAPPAEAAMLANTCAGCHGTNGVSAGPSMPTIAGLSAPYLKHVMAEFKSGKRPSTIMGRIAKGYTEEETARLADFLSKAKWQNVASHANSQLATKVDDARAKKGKKLVDTQKCGKCHEDDGLTQDEDTPRMAGQWVDYLLIKMQDFKNQHLTVPQPEKMQKAIDKLSPQELEDIAHFYASKR; this comes from the coding sequence ATGTTGGTTCTCGCGGGGGGGTTGCTGGGTGGAATGGCCCTTGCCGCACCCGTGATGGCCGCCGATGCGCCAGCGGCGGCTCCGGCAGCAGCAGCAGCAGCTCCGGCAGCAGCAGCCCCAGCAGCTCCGGCGGCAGCGGCTCCGGCGGCAGCGCCCTCGGCTGAGGCGGAAAAAGCGGCCAAAGAGGCGGCCATCGCGGCAGCCATCGCCGCACCGCCGGCAGAAGCAGCCATGCTCGCCAACACCTGCGCGGGCTGTCACGGCACCAACGGTGTCTCGGCTGGTCCCAGCATGCCCACCATCGCGGGCCTGTCGGCTCCCTACCTGAAACACGTCATGGCCGAGTTCAAGAGCGGCAAGCGTCCCTCCACCATCATGGGTCGTATCGCCAAAGGCTACACCGAAGAAGAAACCGCCCGCCTGGCGGATTTTCTCTCCAAGGCGAAATGGCAAAATGTCGCCAGCCATGCCAATTCGCAGTTGGCCACCAAGGTGGATGACGCCCGGGCCAAAAAAGGCAAAAAACTGGTCGATACCCAAAAATGCGGCAAATGCCACGAAGACGATGGCCTCACCCAGGACGAGGATACCCCACGCATGGCTGGACAATGGGTGGATTATCTGTTGATCAAGATGCAGGATTTCAAAAATCAGCATCTGACCGTTCCCCAGCCTGAAAAAATGCAGAAAGCCATCGACAAGCTTTCGCCGCAGGAGCTGGAGGATATCGCCCACTTTTACGCCAGCAAGCGTTGA
- a CDS encoding DUF302 domain-containing protein: MRTIKNILAVLGILALLVCGYGYAKIAPKLSQMDPDYQSMYMDFAGRLLETLDPGVAMTWAVPVENPDLTPADIKESLKSLAAAKNFLFVGEAPFYKQVEATTGKPYRHVEFLSFCDAKVGKMMADYQDAYTAFMPCRIALVRDKQGKLWLYSMNLDMMIHGGKQLPPELRKEAIRIRNVIKELMAGAAKGEF; the protein is encoded by the coding sequence ATGCGGACCATCAAAAACATACTGGCAGTCCTGGGTATACTGGCACTCTTGGTTTGTGGATACGGTTACGCCAAAATCGCACCCAAACTGAGCCAAATGGATCCGGACTATCAGTCGATGTACATGGATTTCGCCGGGCGTCTGCTGGAGACCCTGGACCCGGGTGTGGCCATGACCTGGGCGGTACCGGTGGAGAATCCGGACCTGACCCCGGCGGATATCAAGGAATCCCTGAAAAGCTTGGCTGCGGCGAAGAATTTTCTGTTCGTGGGGGAAGCACCGTTTTACAAACAGGTGGAAGCGACCACCGGAAAGCCCTATCGGCACGTTGAGTTTCTGTCATTCTGCGACGCCAAGGTGGGGAAGATGATGGCCGATTACCAGGATGCCTATACGGCATTCATGCCTTGCCGCATCGCGCTGGTGCGGGACAAACAGGGCAAATTGTGGCTGTACTCGATGAATCTGGACATGATGATCCATGGCGGCAAGCAGCTGCCACCCGAACTCAGAAAGGAGGCCATCAGAATTCGAAACGTCATCAAGGAGTTGATGGCGGGAGCCGCCAAGGGGGAATTCTGA
- a CDS encoding NUDIX hydrolase — MTIQVIRPCGIAIRERSILVMRYQYGQNDRFNLPGGNLEPDESLHDCLLREFREELHWTITPQELIHVAETRTDRSTLHLVFRVAFTGEPCLDPQQVKATELLWLPMHTLASAPLYPAIGPELAAWMAGNPAPVHLGRIEQPWFQ; from the coding sequence ATGACAATTCAAGTCATTCGCCCCTGCGGAATCGCCATCCGCGAGCGCTCCATTCTGGTCATGCGTTATCAGTATGGCCAGAATGACCGCTTCAATCTGCCCGGCGGCAACCTGGAACCGGACGAGTCCCTGCACGACTGCCTGTTGCGGGAGTTCCGGGAAGAGTTGCACTGGACCATCACCCCCCAGGAGTTGATCCACGTCGCCGAAACCCGCACCGACCGCTCCACACTGCATCTGGTTTTTCGTGTCGCCTTCACCGGGGAACCCTGCCTGGATCCTCAGCAGGTCAAAGCCACGGAACTCCTCTGGCTGCCGATGCACACTCTGGCCAGCGCCCCACTGTATCCGGCCATCGGGCCGGAACTCGCCGCGTGGATGGCCGGCAATCCGGCCCCGGTGCATCTGGGACGGATCGAGCAACCCTGGTTCCAATAA
- a CDS encoding YkgJ family cysteine cluster protein: MSEENPHLDRDQALHLDPDMRSMPREVRNILQPVRMEGDSPFQFRCHSQIACFNTCCANIEIMLTPYDILRLRKRLNLSAEAFLYEYATPYTLTKGQLPVPLVRLDPETGKCPFNTPEGCSVYEDRPVTCRYYPIGLALMHKQNSKGNEAFYYLIKESFCQGHQESQNWTIDSWRADQGSDGYDERNQGWMDLILKRRSAGDEVNTSLQLSEFFYMASTNPDEFRRFVFESSFLKRFDLSEETIERIRTDDEAVLEFAFDWLKTILFGDRKVALKPDASKKANQ; the protein is encoded by the coding sequence ATGTCCGAAGAAAATCCCCATCTCGACCGCGATCAGGCTCTCCACCTCGATCCCGACATGCGTTCCATGCCCCGGGAAGTGCGCAATATTCTGCAACCGGTACGCATGGAAGGGGATTCTCCATTCCAGTTCCGCTGCCACTCGCAAATCGCCTGCTTCAACACCTGCTGCGCCAATATCGAGATCATGCTGACTCCCTACGATATTCTGCGCCTGCGCAAACGACTCAACCTATCAGCCGAGGCGTTTCTTTACGAATACGCCACCCCCTATACCCTGACCAAAGGCCAACTGCCCGTACCCCTGGTCCGCCTGGATCCCGAAACCGGCAAATGCCCCTTCAACACTCCCGAAGGGTGTTCGGTCTACGAGGATCGACCGGTTACCTGCCGCTACTATCCCATTGGTCTGGCCCTCATGCACAAGCAAAACAGCAAAGGCAACGAGGCGTTTTATTATTTGATCAAGGAATCTTTCTGCCAGGGCCACCAGGAAAGCCAAAACTGGACCATCGACTCCTGGCGCGCCGATCAGGGATCCGACGGCTATGACGAACGCAACCAGGGTTGGATGGACCTGATCCTCAAACGCCGCTCCGCCGGGGATGAGGTCAACACCTCCTTGCAGTTGTCGGAATTCTTCTACATGGCCAGCACCAATCCGGATGAATTCCGTCGATTTGTCTTTGAATCCAGCTTTCTGAAGCGGTTCGACCTGTCGGAAGAGACCATCGAGCGGATTCGCACCGATGACGAGGCCGTTCTTGAATTCGCCTTCGACTGGCTCAAGACCATCCTCTTCGGGGACCGGAAAGTGGCCCTCAAACCCGATGCGAGCAAAAAAGCCAACCAATGA